A region of Phycisphaeraceae bacterium DNA encodes the following proteins:
- a CDS encoding 2Fe-2S iron-sulfur cluster binding domain-containing protein, producing the protein MPTITYEGRAIEASPGEPVLEAMLRAGEPVASSCKSGVCRCCMMRAIDGTPDGASQAGLPQALREKGFFLPCVCRATGDMTVAKPTDAIASAHARIERVESAGRDVVRVFVRTDAPFEYRPGQFVNLVRADGLTRSYSVASTPSDDGALEFHVRRIPGGRMSSWLFDGARAGDPVEVRGPYGDCHYQSPDPAEEIVLVGVGTGLAPLLGVMRDAILRGHRGPITLFHGARDAGGLYFVDELRDIERTRPGVAYHPCVLSGQPAPGLHIGPVDTIVLARFPSLADRRVFVCGDPEFVRVIRKAAFLAGASMRAIHSDAFVASAS; encoded by the coding sequence ATGCCGACCATTACCTATGAGGGGCGCGCCATCGAGGCCTCGCCGGGCGAGCCGGTGCTCGAGGCGATGCTCCGCGCCGGGGAGCCCGTCGCCTCTTCGTGCAAATCGGGTGTCTGCCGGTGCTGCATGATGCGCGCGATCGACGGGACGCCCGACGGCGCGTCGCAGGCCGGGCTGCCTCAGGCGCTGCGCGAGAAGGGGTTCTTTCTGCCCTGCGTCTGCCGCGCGACGGGCGATATGACCGTCGCGAAGCCGACGGACGCGATCGCGTCCGCGCATGCGCGGATTGAGCGCGTCGAGTCGGCGGGGCGCGATGTCGTCCGCGTGTTTGTGCGCACCGATGCGCCCTTCGAGTACAGGCCCGGGCAGTTCGTGAACCTCGTCCGCGCCGACGGCCTGACGCGCAGCTACTCGGTCGCGAGCACGCCCTCCGACGACGGCGCGCTCGAGTTTCATGTCCGTCGCATCCCCGGCGGGCGCATGAGCTCGTGGCTCTTCGACGGCGCTCGCGCGGGAGACCCGGTCGAGGTCCGCGGCCCGTACGGGGATTGTCACTACCAGTCGCCCGACCCGGCGGAGGAGATCGTCCTGGTCGGCGTCGGCACGGGGCTCGCCCCGCTCCTGGGGGTGATGCGCGACGCGATCCTTCGCGGCCATCGGGGGCCCATCACCCTCTTCCACGGCGCCAGGGACGCCGGCGGGCTCTACTTCGTCGACGAACTGCGCGACATCGAGCGCACGCGCCCGGGCGTGGCCTATCACCCGTGCGTGCTCTCGGGCCAGCCGGCGCCCGGGCTCCATATCGGCCCGGTCGACACGATCGTCCTCGCTCGCTTCCCATCGCTCGCGGATCGGCGGGTGTTCGTGTGCGGCGACCCGGAGTTCGTGCGAGTGATCCGCAAGGCCGCGTTCCTCGCCGGCGCATCGATGCGGGCGATCCACAGCGACGCGTTCGTCGCCTCGGCGTCCTGA
- the ccsA gene encoding cytochrome c biogenesis protein CcsA yields the protein MRTALKAMASLRLTVVLLAAAMVLIFVGTLAQTRLGVWQVVDGYFRSAVAWVDPGLVIPGVEAGAAPLVPLPGGSLIAGLMIVNLLAAHAMRFRMAWKRFGVIMLHAGLIVLLVGEFVTGWFATEGLMRIDQGSSARFVEDVREAELVVVDPSDPSFDRVVSVPHTQVALAARAGEPIADPRLPFEIVVDRWMPNSEVAPSPRGPHTTHGLGRELVAVEMAQAAGVDGGQVDLPAAYITLRREGETLGTWLVGAAILVNQPVEIDGTTFGVSLRFTRTYKPYEIHLHEFRHDKFVGTQIPRNFSSRVRIVDPERGVDREALIWMNNPLRYRGETFYQASYKPDGSGTVLQVVRNPGWLLPYAACILVGSGMTLHFTRSLVSYLRRRGAKAAREPWAGGVDARGAALRMAALAIGLGVALSALLAPEPRSGVDVRDFASLPVSAGGRVMPMDSAARNLLMVAGGRRSVETGDAGRVGAVEFLLELVARAEVVADLPVVRVDHPGVHALLDRSPEDGSRVSLREIEPHWREVLEQATRADETPARARDAFQREVLALYRKVTELLEHQGMHQPYVVPPLRPGEEWRGFREAFESGFGREPHPAVAHYAAMLGAQHEGDRAGFERAAGAYADLLRRDIPGVMRRMDLEVWFNRASMFTGAAAVYVLASLALVASFLFRARADDAGLRWAERLRVSAVWMIVAAVIVHTVAIVMRMHLQGRPPVTNLYSSAVFVGWASVLVGLLLERLHTLGVSALASAAVGFGTLVVAHNLGNDGDTMQMMQAVLDTNFWLATHVVTITLGYSATFLAGALGAVYLIARCATGWLTKERAQALSRMIYGTVCFALLLSFVGTVLGGIWADQSWGRFWGWDPKENGAALVVLLNAIVLHARWGGMVRERGIAALAVGGNVVTAWSWFGTNMLGVGLHSYGFMDSAARWMWIFVASQAFIASLALLPARRAGSVTVRASGSEGNAATSDEQR from the coding sequence ATGCGAACCGCGTTGAAGGCCATGGCGTCGCTCCGACTGACGGTCGTCCTGCTCGCGGCGGCGATGGTCCTGATCTTCGTGGGGACGCTCGCGCAGACCCGTCTGGGCGTCTGGCAGGTCGTTGACGGGTACTTCCGCAGCGCCGTGGCCTGGGTCGACCCCGGGCTGGTCATCCCCGGCGTCGAGGCCGGCGCGGCGCCGCTGGTCCCGTTGCCGGGCGGGTCGCTCATCGCCGGGCTGATGATCGTGAACCTGCTCGCGGCGCACGCGATGCGCTTCCGCATGGCGTGGAAGCGCTTCGGCGTGATCATGCTGCACGCCGGGCTGATCGTGCTGCTGGTCGGCGAGTTCGTCACGGGCTGGTTCGCGACCGAAGGGCTGATGCGCATCGATCAGGGTTCGAGCGCGCGGTTCGTCGAGGATGTGCGCGAGGCCGAGCTCGTCGTCGTCGACCCCAGCGACCCGTCCTTCGACCGCGTCGTGAGCGTGCCGCACACCCAGGTGGCGCTCGCGGCGCGCGCGGGCGAGCCGATCGCCGATCCACGCCTGCCATTCGAGATCGTCGTCGATCGCTGGATGCCCAACTCGGAGGTTGCGCCCTCCCCGAGGGGTCCGCACACCACGCACGGGCTCGGACGCGAACTCGTCGCCGTCGAGATGGCGCAGGCGGCGGGCGTCGACGGCGGGCAGGTCGATCTGCCCGCCGCGTACATCACGCTCCGTCGCGAGGGCGAGACGCTCGGGACGTGGCTCGTCGGCGCCGCCATTCTGGTGAACCAGCCGGTGGAGATCGACGGGACGACCTTCGGCGTGTCGCTGCGGTTCACGCGCACCTACAAGCCCTACGAGATCCACCTGCACGAGTTCCGGCACGACAAGTTCGTGGGAACCCAGATACCGCGCAACTTCTCGAGCCGGGTGCGCATCGTCGATCCCGAGCGGGGCGTCGATCGCGAGGCGCTGATCTGGATGAACAACCCGCTGCGCTACCGCGGCGAGACTTTCTACCAGGCGTCGTACAAGCCCGACGGCTCGGGCACGGTGCTGCAGGTCGTCCGGAATCCGGGCTGGCTGCTGCCCTACGCCGCGTGCATTCTCGTTGGGTCCGGGATGACGCTGCACTTCACGCGCTCGCTCGTGTCGTACCTGCGCCGGCGCGGGGCGAAGGCCGCGCGCGAGCCGTGGGCTGGCGGCGTCGACGCGCGTGGCGCGGCGCTGCGCATGGCGGCCCTGGCGATCGGCCTGGGCGTGGCGCTGAGCGCGCTGCTCGCCCCGGAGCCGCGCTCGGGCGTGGATGTCCGCGACTTCGCGTCGCTGCCGGTCTCGGCCGGAGGGCGCGTGATGCCGATGGACAGCGCGGCGAGGAATCTTCTGATGGTCGCCGGCGGGCGCCGGTCGGTCGAGACCGGCGACGCCGGGCGCGTCGGCGCAGTGGAGTTCCTGCTCGAGCTGGTCGCCCGGGCCGAGGTCGTCGCGGATCTGCCGGTGGTACGGGTGGATCATCCCGGCGTGCACGCGCTGCTGGATCGTTCGCCGGAAGACGGCTCGCGAGTGAGTCTGCGCGAGATCGAGCCGCACTGGCGCGAGGTGCTGGAGCAGGCGACGCGCGCCGATGAGACACCGGCTCGCGCTCGAGACGCCTTCCAGCGCGAAGTCCTCGCGCTCTACCGGAAGGTGACGGAGCTGCTGGAGCATCAGGGGATGCACCAGCCGTATGTCGTCCCGCCGCTGCGCCCCGGCGAGGAATGGCGCGGGTTCCGCGAGGCGTTCGAGTCGGGGTTCGGGCGCGAGCCGCACCCCGCGGTGGCGCACTACGCCGCCATGCTCGGCGCGCAGCACGAGGGCGACCGGGCCGGTTTCGAGCGCGCCGCCGGGGCGTACGCCGACCTGCTGCGCCGGGACATCCCCGGCGTGATGCGCCGCATGGACCTCGAGGTGTGGTTCAACCGCGCGTCCATGTTCACCGGCGCTGCGGCGGTGTACGTGCTCGCGTCGCTCGCGCTGGTGGCGTCCTTCCTCTTCCGCGCGCGGGCCGACGACGCCGGACTTCGATGGGCGGAACGCCTGCGCGTCTCGGCGGTGTGGATGATCGTCGCGGCGGTGATCGTGCACACGGTCGCGATCGTGATGCGCATGCACCTCCAGGGGCGTCCGCCAGTGACGAACCTCTATTCGTCCGCTGTGTTCGTCGGGTGGGCGTCGGTGCTCGTCGGCTTGCTGCTGGAGCGCCTGCACACGCTGGGTGTCTCGGCGCTCGCGTCGGCCGCGGTCGGGTTCGGCACGCTCGTCGTGGCCCACAACCTCGGCAACGACGGCGACACGATGCAGATGATGCAGGCGGTCCTCGACACCAACTTCTGGCTCGCCACCCACGTTGTGACCATCACGCTGGGTTACTCGGCAACCTTCCTGGCGGGGGCGCTCGGCGCGGTGTACCTCATCGCCCGCTGCGCGACGGGGTGGCTCACGAAGGAACGCGCCCAGGCCCTGTCGCGCATGATCTACGGGACGGTGTGCTTCGCGCTGCTGCTGAGCTTTGTCGGCACGGTTCTGGGCGGGATCTGGGCGGACCAGTCCTGGGGTCGCTTCTGGGGCTGGGACCCGAAAGAGAACGGCGCGGCGCTGGTCGTGCTGCTCAACGCGATCGTGCTGCACGCCAGATGGGGCGGGATGGTCCGCGAGCGAGGCATCGCTGCCCTCGCGGTCGGGGGCAACGTCGTGACGGCGTGGAGCTGGTTCGGCACCAACATGCTTGGTGTAGGGCTGCACTCCTACGGCTTCATGGACTCCGCGGCGAGGTGGATGTGGATCTTCGTCGCCAGCCAGGCCTTCATCGCGTCGCTGGCGCTCCTCCCCGCGCGACGGGCAGGATCTGTTACAGTGCGGGCTTCAGGCAGCGAAGGGAACGCCGCAACGAGTGATGAGCAGCGATGA
- a CDS encoding efflux RND transporter periplasmic adaptor subunit, whose translation MAANRPIGRLIGFIVGAALLAGVVASVFLIDWTREPPEVETPVRPLMTLVVGDRAAVAQSYPARVRSLQEVTLAFEVAGVLRELPVVRGQRVAKGDMVAQLNLRDFQSRLDAATAQYNLSQAEFRGASMALERGAATQIEVSRFGAARDLALAQREIAEKSLEDATLYAPFDALVADVFVDAFQSISPHREVLRLQDNTTVRVEINVHEGRVAFARRFENRYRHAARFDFLPGQQFDATLVEYTTEADRATQTFKAIFEVVSPEGATILPGMTATIVEIALDDPDLALGHEYLPIDVVGTDGHGARFVWRVQETAGGEATVSRVDVKVGEIVGDSIMILDGVRPGDRVAAAGVQHLAEGQRVRPMRRDREATTR comes from the coding sequence ATGGCTGCCAATCGCCCGATCGGTCGTCTCATCGGGTTCATCGTCGGCGCAGCGTTGCTCGCCGGCGTCGTGGCGTCGGTGTTCCTGATCGACTGGACGCGTGAGCCCCCCGAGGTGGAGACTCCGGTGCGTCCGCTGATGACGCTGGTGGTGGGCGACCGCGCCGCCGTCGCGCAGAGCTACCCGGCGCGGGTCCGATCGCTCCAGGAGGTCACGCTCGCGTTCGAAGTCGCCGGCGTGCTGCGCGAGCTGCCCGTCGTGCGAGGGCAGCGCGTCGCCAAGGGCGACATGGTCGCGCAGCTCAACCTGCGCGACTTTCAGAGCCGGCTCGACGCGGCCACCGCCCAGTACAACCTGTCCCAGGCCGAGTTCCGCGGCGCGTCGATGGCCCTGGAGCGCGGCGCAGCCACGCAGATCGAGGTCTCCCGCTTCGGCGCCGCCCGCGACCTGGCGCTCGCGCAGCGCGAGATCGCGGAGAAATCACTGGAAGACGCGACGCTCTACGCGCCCTTCGACGCGCTCGTCGCGGATGTCTTCGTCGACGCGTTCCAGAGCATCTCTCCCCATCGAGAGGTGCTGCGCCTTCAGGACAACACCACGGTGCGCGTCGAGATCAACGTCCACGAGGGACGCGTCGCGTTCGCGCGTCGCTTCGAGAACCGCTACCGCCACGCCGCGAGGTTCGATTTCCTTCCCGGCCAGCAGTTCGACGCCACGCTCGTCGAGTACACCACCGAGGCCGATCGCGCCACGCAGACTTTCAAGGCGATCTTCGAGGTCGTTTCTCCCGAGGGGGCGACCATCCTCCCCGGCATGACCGCGACCATCGTCGAGATCGCGCTGGACGACCCCGACCTCGCGCTCGGGCACGAGTACCTCCCCATCGATGTCGTCGGGACCGACGGCCACGGCGCCCGCTTCGTCTGGCGCGTGCAGGAAACCGCCGGGGGCGAGGCCACGGTCTCGCGCGTCGATGTGAAGGTCGGCGAAATCGTCGGTGACTCGATCATGATCCTCGATGGCGTCAGGCCCGGAGATCGCGTCGCCGCCGCCGGTGTTCAGCACCTCGCCGAGGGCCAGCGCGTCCGCCCGATGCGCCGCGATCGCGAGGCGACGACGCGATGA
- the nrfH gene encoding cytochrome c nitrite reductase small subunit: MKRSVRSILSRAFVGPFRGKRRWLAVLPMLTAAMLGMLGGLGAFTFGYGEGTAYLTNDPASCANCHVMQGHYDAWLRSSHAAVATCNDCHLPHDFVGKWVTKGDNGFFHSLAFTTNNFHEPIRIKPRNRRVTQNACLHCHSDFVNHMLPATRGADMLLCVQCHADVGHSQRPKGLTLEAGHD, translated from the coding sequence ATGAAGCGATCCGTTCGAAGCATCCTGAGCCGTGCGTTCGTCGGGCCGTTCCGCGGCAAGCGCCGATGGCTCGCGGTGCTGCCGATGCTGACCGCCGCGATGCTGGGCATGCTGGGGGGGCTCGGCGCGTTCACCTTCGGCTACGGCGAGGGGACCGCGTACCTCACGAACGACCCGGCGTCCTGCGCCAACTGCCATGTGATGCAGGGGCACTACGACGCGTGGCTCAGGTCGAGCCACGCCGCCGTCGCGACCTGCAACGACTGCCACCTGCCGCACGACTTCGTGGGCAAGTGGGTGACCAAGGGCGACAACGGGTTTTTCCACTCGCTCGCCTTCACGACGAACAACTTCCACGAACCGATCCGCATCAAGCCGCGGAACCGTCGCGTCACGCAGAACGCGTGCCTGCACTGCCACTCTGATTTCGTGAACCACATGCTCCCCGCGACCCGCGGCGCCGACATGCTGCTGTGCGTGCAATGCCACGCCGATGTCGGGCACTCGCAGCGTCCGAAGGGTCTGACCCTGGAGGCCGGCCATGACTGA
- a CDS encoding Rrf2 family transcriptional regulator translates to MRLLSDASEYGLRAVVWLAQRPGSTQKVREIAEATRASPGYLVKVLQSLAKVGILSAQRGAHGGFTLERDPRTLSVLDVINAIDPIERIRTCPLGIESHGAVLCPMHRRIDDAMAQIECGFAQSTIHELMTEPSASKPLCTALTVGKLVPAPSSKDTNQ, encoded by the coding sequence GTGCGACTGCTCTCCGACGCATCCGAATACGGGCTCCGCGCAGTCGTCTGGCTCGCCCAGCGACCCGGCTCGACCCAGAAGGTGCGTGAAATCGCCGAAGCGACGCGCGCCTCGCCGGGGTATCTCGTCAAAGTGCTCCAGTCGCTCGCGAAGGTCGGCATTCTGTCGGCCCAGCGCGGCGCGCACGGCGGGTTCACGCTCGAGCGCGATCCCAGGACGCTCTCCGTCCTCGATGTCATCAACGCGATCGACCCCATCGAACGCATCCGAACCTGCCCGCTCGGCATCGAGTCCCACGGCGCGGTGCTCTGCCCGATGCACAGGCGGATCGACGACGCGATGGCGCAGATCGAATGCGGCTTCGCGCAATCGACCATTCACGAGCTGATGACCGAGCCGTCGGCTTCCAAGCCGCTCTGCACGGCGCTGACGGTCGGGAAACTCGTCCCCGCTCCGTCGTCCAAAGACACGAATCAGTGA
- a CDS encoding ammonia-forming cytochrome c nitrite reductase subunit c552: MTDPSRSFTRLVPGLSRRGNAMLLVLVFLVAAVGAAVVTWVLIVMFGHKQAARLPFVRVAEVTEISTDPEPWGRNWPQQFDGWKSTAGDEFYGGSSALPESKLESNPWLKRLYAGYAFSIDYREARGHAYMLYDQTVTERVTQRPQAGACLHCHASTTVLYRRTGLEAMGLPTDDEALARDFNMPAVIRGFEELSRKPYHEVLAMLYASPDGTPDENTPVFPAGPYGGFDGTIAGQPVPEGHALLGEAHPVTCIDCHDPKTMAVRITRPGFMLGMAALAESDSAVPHMPSVEKWRRGDRKQPYDPNVLASRQEMRSFVCGQCHVEYYCANKATLTFPWGNGLRMEDMEQFWEDFTFADGSEFHDYIHGETGAKIFKVQHPEFELWSQGIHARSGVSCTDCHMPYERVGAMKVTNHHVRSPMENINSACQQCHNVSEGDLRERVATIQNRTVALMERAAEAMTEMLDAILEAKASGVPDESLAEVFAMQRKAMWRLDFISSENSKGFHADQEAARILGESIDYSRRAQAMALRLRAPEAPSTEDMPVRPVKGITPTERPR, from the coding sequence ATGACTGATCCGTCCCGCTCGTTCACGCGGCTCGTTCCCGGCCTCTCGAGGCGGGGGAACGCGATGCTGCTGGTGCTGGTCTTCCTCGTCGCCGCCGTCGGCGCCGCCGTCGTGACATGGGTGCTGATCGTGATGTTCGGCCACAAGCAGGCCGCGCGTCTGCCCTTCGTGCGCGTCGCCGAGGTGACCGAAATCTCGACCGACCCCGAGCCGTGGGGCCGCAACTGGCCGCAGCAGTTCGACGGGTGGAAGTCGACCGCGGGAGACGAGTTTTATGGCGGCAGCAGCGCGCTGCCCGAGAGCAAACTCGAGTCGAACCCGTGGCTCAAGCGTCTCTACGCCGGGTACGCGTTCAGCATCGATTACCGCGAGGCGCGGGGCCACGCGTACATGCTCTACGACCAGACCGTCACCGAGCGCGTGACGCAGCGCCCGCAGGCCGGGGCGTGTCTGCACTGCCACGCGTCGACGACCGTGCTCTATCGGCGCACCGGCCTCGAGGCGATGGGCCTGCCGACGGACGACGAGGCGCTGGCTCGAGACTTCAACATGCCGGCGGTGATCCGCGGCTTCGAGGAACTCAGCCGCAAGCCGTACCACGAGGTGCTCGCGATGCTCTACGCCTCGCCCGACGGCACGCCCGACGAGAACACCCCGGTCTTCCCCGCCGGCCCCTACGGCGGGTTCGACGGCACGATCGCCGGCCAGCCCGTCCCCGAGGGCCACGCGCTGCTCGGCGAGGCGCACCCCGTCACCTGCATCGACTGCCACGACCCCAAAACGATGGCGGTGCGCATCACGCGCCCGGGCTTCATGCTCGGCATGGCGGCGCTCGCCGAGTCCGATTCGGCCGTACCCCACATGCCCAGCGTCGAGAAGTGGCGTCGCGGCGATCGCAAGCAGCCCTACGACCCGAATGTCCTCGCCAGCCGGCAGGAGATGCGCTCGTTCGTCTGCGGTCAGTGCCACGTCGAGTACTACTGCGCAAACAAGGCGACGCTGACCTTCCCCTGGGGTAACGGCCTGCGCATGGAGGACATGGAGCAGTTCTGGGAGGACTTCACCTTCGCGGACGGCTCGGAGTTCCACGACTACATCCACGGCGAGACCGGCGCGAAGATCTTCAAGGTCCAGCACCCGGAGTTCGAGCTGTGGAGCCAGGGCATCCACGCGCGCAGCGGCGTGAGCTGCACCGACTGCCACATGCCTTACGAGCGCGTCGGCGCCATGAAGGTCACCAACCATCATGTGCGCAGCCCGATGGAGAACATCAACAGCGCCTGCCAGCAGTGCCACAACGTGAGCGAGGGCGACCTGCGCGAGCGCGTCGCGACGATTCAGAACCGCACCGTCGCGCTGATGGAGCGGGCCGCGGAAGCGATGACCGAGATGCTCGACGCGATCCTCGAGGCGAAGGCGTCCGGCGTGCCCGACGAGAGTCTGGCCGAGGTCTTCGCGATGCAGCGCAAGGCGATGTGGCGTCTTGACTTCATCAGCAGCGAGAACTCGAAGGGCTTCCACGCCGACCAGGAGGCCGCGCGCATTCTCGGCGAGTCGATCGATTACAGCCGTCGCGCCCAGGCCATGGCGCTGCGGCTGCGTGCGCCGGAGGCGCCGAGCACCGAGGACATGCCGGTGCGGCCCGTGAAGGGGATCACGCCGACAGAACGCCCGCGCTGA
- a CDS encoding efflux RND transporter permease subunit: MNIAAISIRYRLFVTVCVLTAVLAGVWSYKTMGRLEDPEFAIKEALVVTTYPGASALEVAEEVTDEIETAVQQMGQLDRVTSQSEPGRSTVTVVIRDEYTSADLPQVWDELRRRINDVQRFLPPGAQTSIVFDDYGDVFGVFYAIYGDGFDYAQLEDHAKTLRRELLLIPDVGKIDLAGVQEEVVYVEFSRERIASLGLSPDLLFAALEGQNLATPAGRIRSGDRHIRLEPTGQFTSVEDIENLLIINPAQPGSRLYLRDIATVTRGYTDPARMLMKYNGRPAVGLAISTVAGGNVVRMGEAIAVRMRELEEQTPIGIEIGLIAHQADEVNTAVAGFVVSLFQAVAIVVIVLMLAMGLRSGVIIGLVIALTMFGTFLLMKLTGVMIERVSLGALIIALGMLTDNAIVIVDGMLVYIRKGMDRVEAANKIVKQTMMPLLGATVIAVLAFAAIGLSQDRTGEYTRSLFLVLLYSLGLSWVLAITVTPVLCYWLLPTPKDGGSDDEYSGRVFTGYRGFVGLCMRFRFTTMAVLLVSLVLSIWGFGYVTRSFFPPSTRPQFMVHFWQPQGSHIESTERVALAIDEHVRTLEGVTGVASFVGAGSPRFLLTYSPEKSNPAYSMLLISVEDASYIDGLREQIESYVAENHADTFALVRRFALGPADLQKIHIRIRGAEADVIQTIREQVLAELTADYDVVDIRDDWRERVPLVRPNVQEMQARDAGLTRRDIATAMRFQTDGVPVGVYREGDTLLPIVARPPASERAAIIDVRDAQIWSPVARQRIPMRQVVGDFAVDSEFTMIQRRDRLPTLTIQADAASDNASAAVDRLMPRIAEIPLPAGYSIEWGGEYENSARAQSAIFGNFPPVMLLMALTVIALFNALRPPLIAFLIVPLSIVGVTAGLLMTNQPFGFMALLGFMSLSGMLIKNAIVLLDETQVRLANTPSRFDAVREAGVSRLRPVGLAAFTTVLGMIPLLGDAFFVAMAVTIMAGLTFATVLTLVVVPVLYAIFYNIKPGEAPRPNIA, from the coding sequence ATGAACATCGCCGCCATCTCCATCAGGTACCGGCTGTTCGTGACCGTGTGCGTGCTCACGGCGGTGCTCGCCGGCGTCTGGTCGTACAAGACCATGGGGCGCCTCGAAGACCCCGAGTTCGCGATCAAAGAGGCGCTCGTCGTCACGACGTATCCCGGCGCGTCGGCGCTCGAGGTCGCCGAAGAGGTCACCGACGAGATCGAGACCGCGGTCCAGCAGATGGGCCAGCTCGATCGCGTGACGAGCCAGTCCGAGCCCGGGCGCTCGACCGTCACCGTCGTGATCCGCGACGAGTACACCAGCGCCGACCTGCCGCAGGTCTGGGACGAGCTGCGCCGTCGCATCAACGATGTGCAGCGGTTCCTCCCGCCCGGGGCGCAGACCTCCATCGTCTTCGACGACTACGGCGATGTTTTCGGCGTGTTCTACGCGATCTACGGCGACGGCTTCGACTACGCCCAGCTCGAAGACCACGCCAAGACGCTCCGACGCGAGCTCCTGCTGATCCCCGACGTGGGCAAGATCGACCTCGCCGGCGTGCAGGAAGAGGTCGTGTACGTCGAGTTCTCGCGCGAGCGCATCGCCAGTCTCGGGCTCTCGCCCGACCTGCTCTTCGCCGCGCTCGAGGGCCAGAACCTCGCGACGCCCGCCGGGCGGATCCGTTCGGGCGACCGGCACATCCGGCTCGAGCCCACCGGGCAGTTCACCAGCGTCGAGGACATCGAGAACCTGCTGATCATCAACCCGGCCCAGCCCGGGTCGCGCCTCTACCTCCGAGACATCGCGACCGTCACGCGTGGGTACACGGACCCCGCGCGGATGCTCATGAAGTACAACGGGCGCCCCGCCGTCGGGCTGGCGATCTCCACCGTCGCCGGGGGCAACGTCGTGCGCATGGGCGAAGCGATCGCCGTGCGCATGCGCGAGCTCGAAGAGCAGACGCCCATCGGCATCGAGATCGGGCTCATCGCGCACCAGGCCGACGAGGTCAACACCGCCGTCGCCGGGTTCGTCGTCAGTCTCTTCCAGGCGGTCGCGATCGTCGTCATCGTGCTCATGCTCGCCATGGGGCTTCGCAGCGGCGTCATCATCGGGCTCGTGATCGCCCTGACGATGTTCGGCACCTTCCTGCTCATGAAGCTCACAGGGGTGATGATCGAGCGCGTCAGTCTCGGCGCCCTCATCATCGCGCTGGGCATGCTCACCGATAACGCCATCGTCATCGTCGACGGCATGCTCGTCTACATCCGCAAGGGCATGGACCGCGTCGAGGCCGCCAACAAGATCGTCAAGCAGACCATGATGCCCCTGCTCGGCGCGACGGTCATCGCCGTGCTCGCGTTCGCGGCGATCGGTCTCTCGCAGGACCGCACAGGCGAGTACACCCGCTCGCTCTTCCTCGTCCTCCTCTACTCCCTCGGGCTGAGCTGGGTGCTCGCGATCACCGTCACGCCCGTCCTGTGCTACTGGCTGCTGCCCACGCCCAAGGACGGCGGCAGCGACGACGAGTACTCCGGACGCGTCTTCACCGGCTACCGGGGGTTCGTCGGGCTGTGCATGCGCTTCCGCTTCACCACGATGGCGGTCCTGCTCGTGTCGCTCGTGCTCTCGATCTGGGGGTTCGGCTACGTCACGCGCAGCTTCTTCCCGCCCTCCACGCGCCCGCAGTTCATGGTGCACTTCTGGCAGCCCCAGGGGTCGCACATCGAAAGCACCGAACGCGTCGCGCTCGCGATCGACGAGCACGTGCGCACCCTCGAGGGCGTGACCGGCGTCGCGTCGTTCGTCGGCGCCGGATCGCCCCGCTTCCTCCTGACGTACTCGCCCGAGAAATCCAACCCGGCCTACTCCATGCTCCTCATCTCGGTCGAGGACGCTTCGTACATCGACGGGCTGCGCGAACAGATCGAGTCGTATGTCGCCGAGAACCACGCCGACACCTTCGCGCTCGTGCGCCGTTTCGCGCTCGGCCCGGCCGACCTGCAGAAGATCCACATCCGCATCCGCGGCGCCGAGGCCGACGTCATCCAGACCATCCGCGAGCAGGTCCTCGCCGAGCTCACGGCCGACTACGACGTCGTCGACATCCGCGACGACTGGCGCGAGCGCGTCCCACTCGTGCGCCCCAACGTGCAGGAGATGCAGGCCCGCGACGCCGGGCTCACCCGGCGCGACATCGCCACGGCCATGCGCTTCCAGACCGACGGCGTGCCGGTGGGCGTCTATCGCGAGGGCGACACCCTCCTGCCCATCGTCGCACGCCCCCCGGCGTCCGAGCGAGCCGCGATCATCGACGTGCGCGACGCGCAGATCTGGAGCCCGGTGGCGCGCCAGCGCATCCCGATGCGCCAGGTCGTGGGCGACTTCGCGGTCGACTCCGAGTTCACGATGATCCAGCGCCGCGACCGCCTGCCCACGCTCACCATCCAGGCCGACGCCGCCAGCGACAACGCCAGCGCCGCCGTCGACCGGCTCATGCCGCGCATCGCCGAGATCCCCCTGCCCGCCGGCTACAGCATCGAGTGGGGCGGGGAATACGAGAACTCCGCGCGCGCCCAGAGCGCGATCTTCGGCAACTTCCCGCCCGTGATGCTGCTCATGGCCCTCACGGTCATCGCGCTGTTCAACGCGCTGCGACCGCCCCTGATCGCGTTCCTGATCGTGCCACTGAGCATCGTGGGCGTCACCGCCGGGCTGCTGATGACCAACCAGCCCTTCGGCTTCATGGCGCTGCTGGGCTTCATGAGTCTGTCGGGCATGCTCATCAAGAACGCGATCGTGCTGCTCGACGAGACGCAGGTGCGCCTGGCGAACACGCCCAGCCGTTTCGACGCCGTCCGCGAGGCGGGCGTGAGCCGCCTCCGCCCTGTCGGGCTCGCGGCGTTCACGACCGTGCTCGGCATGATCCCCCTGCTCGGCGACGCGTTCTTCGTCGCGATGGCGGTGACCATCATGGCCGGCCTGACCTTCGCGACCGTGCTCACGCTCGTCGTCGTGCCGGTGCTGTACGCGATCTTCTACAACATCAAGCCGGGCGAGGCGCCCCGACCGAACATCGCGTAA